One genomic region from Cardiocondyla obscurior isolate alpha-2009 linkage group LG19, Cobs3.1, whole genome shotgun sequence encodes:
- the LOC139109928 gene encoding uncharacterized protein — protein MMLNFFKDIILEATVIIITFLLWHKENVSTSDLIKFITEKTIDLIVSSCKWYATLKWYVQLQRITKIRRFTIIARRSIANIVNVPGRIGRSLDDECLGITIIRRGKYASLLNLNRSTEKLSNSANSKSLSTLVTEDTNGTSDYNSDGNDLSVAEKSMRILNVTAEDVMDARARIYERSYWEEQEAIAKTSKLIEEIISRLPIEKYEAVTEPLKSKQTIENNTGKLNRALKKESIVRFHSFEKTEDESDTEEIIQTRKKDKISINERRQPNVLEKNIDVASGRIKNDAKLLESRDTYLEKKRKERKEVGKIVQHPSFQNNNEKNVEVFKLRSSSGMKLEIELSRIPVNGKEKPFNRADQRRQASPQLVPSGSGASQKEYEKNSKTCACHRALRSKKSKRARPLDNDGRNVECDTTGKELGSFTPIVNMQRSKLDKAALKYSEMYRLKKQLEKSEESREKQFWGSKSLAETAYSSGHARNTQIETRGDSMTCDILNERLKLKCNQMRNKRLIDSSSNCNNVSLFKEINYAEVHETKMRTLEACKIFALKKKIETRARKRHDLLLASRKLSIEEGKTMELRALKAYNELTLLKNKKELNVRKKCDSFLNYGELKSPKVSRIKVSKTSNDPLPEDKNERPRKDNLSPSSRQLVDKRSAPRVCNEIARSGRERELCIERKRDLLRKEIPSECEDIEASTSASNRLSTGSYKSVTIPVRRNESGAGFNDRCARQAHMSLNLMEIARNIECTVYPRGITLVNKYLHGQFLDGGLRESQQRDIVDDDTAGTLHGAFFFKPEIITRVFQHTRTSVAESFFNFAKLRRENFDTEFVCRMSNEMIVCNRDTSFDLERMMGSGRGTPADTMCNVNENRGTRGERGHDLCIIFIGREQMANETGAASVEDSTTVGPRENTRSSIEDIRTTNNLILDVDRNRADSVINDNLPIQLLADVLRNFNTETSEAVIRDIASPLEEHEVYVSNANTCNNFQPRESNINIDFHEESDNKCDKAIPRNDTNIDTIHEIEQQTFDSSGNRPDNMNVTSCVSLTEKLKGSRDERNVEANARSENRKMYAESNEFLAEKLFKMHSDDKLEQDDSFYFTYERNDDPGTPISLGDGSLMEEFTNDSISCNSSYS, from the exons ATGAtgctgaatttttttaaagacattaTTTTAGAAGCCACTGTAATTATCATTACTTTCCTGCTGTGGCATAAAGAAAACGTTTCTACGTCCgatcttattaaatttatcacagAGAAAACAATAGACTTGA TTGTGTCGAGTTGCAAATGGTACGCGACCCTCAAATGGTACGTGCAGTTGCAAAGAATAACAAAAATTCGCAGGTTTACGATAATCGCGCGGAGAAGTATCGCGAATATCGTTAACGTTCCCGGCAGAATCGGTCGTTCTCTCGACGACGAGTGTCTCGGCATAACGATAATCAGACGGGGCAAATACGCAAGTCTATTAAATCTGAATAGGTCGACCGAGAAATTGTCAAATAGCGCGAACTCCAAATCCCTGTCGACTTTGGTCACCGAAGACACGAACGGCACGAGCGATTATAATTCCGACGGTAACGATTTGAGCGTGGCTGAGAAATCGATGAGGATACTAAATGTAACCGCGGAAGACGTGATGGACGCACGGGCTAGAATATACGAGCGATCTTACTGGGAGGAACAAGAAGCGATCGCAAAGACGTCtaaattaatagaagaaaTAATATCGCGGCTGCCTATAGAAAAATACGAAGCAGTAACCGAGCCGTTAAAAAGCAAACAGACGATAGAAAATAACACGGGAAAATTGAATcgcgctttaaaaaaagagagtatTGTAAGATTTCATTCTTTCGAGAAGACAGAAGACGAAAGCGATACTGAAGAAATTATTCAAACACGCAAGAAAGATAAGATTTCAATCAACGAACGAAGGCAACCAAAtgtgttagaaaaaaatattgacgtcGCGTCtggtagaataaaaaatgacgCGAAATTATTAGAATCTCGGGACACTTatttggaaaagaaaagaaaggagaggaaAGAAGTCGGAAAAATCGTGCAGCATCCTTCGTTCCAGAATAATAATGAGAAAAACGTGGAAGTCTTTAAATTGCGTTCTTCCTCCGGGATGAAATTAGAAATAGAACTCTCTCGTATTCCAGTAAACGGGAAGGAGAAGCCGTTCAACCGAGCTGATCAAAGAAGACAAGCCAGCCCACAATTAGTTCCAAGTGGTTCGGGAGCGAGTCAAAAGGAATAcgagaaaaattcgaaaacATGCGCGTGCCACCGTGCCTTACGCTCGAAAAAGAGCAAACGCGCTCGACCACTTGATAACGACGGCAGAAACGTCGAATGCGATACAACTGGAAAAGAACTCGGTTCTTTTACGCCTATTGTCAATATGCAAAGAAGTAAACTCGACAAAGCTGCGTTGAAATATTCAGAGATGTACCGTTTAAAAAAGCAGCTAGAAAAGTCGGAGGAATCTCGCGAGAAGCAATTCTGGGGCAGCAAATCTTTAGCCGAAACCGCATATTCCTCAGGACACGCGAGGAACACTCAAATTGAAACTCGCGGTGATTCAATGACGTGCGATATCTTAAAcgagcgattaaaattaaaatgcaatcaGATGCGAAATAAACGATTAATTGATTCGTCTTCCAATTGTAACAATGTGTcgttatttaaagaaataaattacgcggAAGTACACGAAACGAAGATGAGGACTTTAGAGGCTTGCAAAATTTTCGcgctgaagaagaaaatagaaacgaGAGCGAGGAAAAGGCACGATTTACTGCTGGCAAGTCGCAAGCTCTCGATCGAGGAAGGGAAAACGATGGAGCTGAGAGCTTTAAAAGCTTATAACGAGCTTACTTTGTTAAAGAATAAGAAAGAGTTGAATGTAAGAAAGAAGTGCGATTCGTTCTTGAATTACGGAGAGTTGAAGAGCCCAAAAGTGTCAAGAATAAAAGTTTCGAAAACTTCTAATGATCCCTTGCCGGAAGATAAAAACGAGAGACCTAGAAAGGACAATTTGTCGCCGAGCTCTCGGCAGTTGGTTGATAAACGGAGCGCTCCGAGAGTTTGTAACGAGATCGCACGGTCGGGCCGCGAGAGAGAGTTGTGCATTGAGAGAAAACGCGATTTATTGAGAAAGGAAATCCCATCGGAATGCGAAGACATCGAGGCTTCAACAAGCGCCTCTAATCGCCTTTCAACAGGCAGTTACAAGAGTGTCACGATCCCTGTACGTCGGAACGAGAGCGGTGCTGGTTTTAACGATCGTTGCGCAAGGCAGGCGCATATGTCGCTGAATCTCATGGAGATCGCAAGGAACATCGAGTGCACCGTTTATCCGCGGGGCATTACGCTAGTCAACAAGTATCTGCACGGCCAATTCCTCGACGGGGGACTTCGGGAAAGTCAGCAGCGCGACATCGTCGACGACGATACCGCCGGCACGTTGCACGGCGCTTTCTTCTTCAAGCCCGAGATCATAACGCGGGTCTTCCAGCATACCCGGACAAGCGTCGCCGAGTCCTTCTTCAACTTCGCCAAGCTACGACGAGAGAACTTCGATACGGAGTTCGTCTGCCGAATGAGCAACGAGATGATTGTCTGCAATCGAGACACGTCGTTCGATCTCGAACGGATGATGGGAAGTGGTCGAGGCACTCCCGCAGATACAATGTGTAACGTTAATGAAAATCGTGGTACTCGAGGCGAGCGTGGTCACGATCTGTGCATAATATTCATCGGCCGGGAGCAGATGGCGAACGAGACGGGAGCCGCGAGCGTGGAGGACTCGACGACCGTCGGGCCTCGGGAGAATACGCGTTCGAGCATCGAAGATATTCGAAcgacgaataatttaatactcgACGTGGATCGCAATCGCGCGGACAGCGTAATCAACGATAATTTGCCAATTCAATTGCTCGCCGATGTATTAAGAAACTTCAATACCGAGACGTCGGAGGCGGTTATACGTGATATTGCATCGCCACTTGAAGAACACGAAGTGTATGTAAGTAACGCGaatacatgtaataattttcaaccccGAGAATCTAATATCAATATCGATTTTCACGAAGAAAGCGATAATAAATGTGATAAAGCTATTCCACGTAATGATACAAATATTGATACAATCCACGAAATTGAGCAGCAAACTTTCGATTCAAGTGGCAATCGGCCGGATAACATGAACGTTACATCGTGCGTGAgtttaacagaaaaattaaaaggctCGAGAGATGAAAGAAATGTCGAAGCGAACGCTAGAAgcgaaaatagaaaaatgtatgCAGAGTCAAACGAATTTTTAGCtgaaaaattgtttaagaTGCATTCGGACGATAAGCTTGAGCAAGAcgacagtttttattttacgtacgAAAGAAATGACGATCCAGGAACACCGATTTCGTTGGGAGACGGCAGTTTGATGGAAGAATTTACAAACGATTCCATATCTTGCAACTCTTCTTActcgtaa